One genomic segment of Bradyrhizobium diazoefficiens includes these proteins:
- a CDS encoding DUF4164 domain-containing protein — translation MNDRVSNSSAMTESSAVEIEIATRRLTAALDALESAVERRRDADRDENELAARIQALGADRSRLADELDGALVKARKLERTNREISDRLDSAIVTIRSVLDTGEDG, via the coding sequence ATGAACGATCGCGTGTCCAACAGCTCTGCCATGACGGAGTCGTCCGCCGTCGAGATCGAGATCGCGACCCGCAGGCTGACGGCGGCGCTCGACGCGCTCGAAAGCGCGGTGGAACGGCGGCGCGATGCCGATCGCGACGAGAACGAGCTCGCTGCGCGCATTCAGGCACTGGGCGCCGACCGCTCGCGTTTAGCCGATGAGCTCGACGGCGCGCTGGTGAAGGCGCGCAAGCTCGAGCGCACCAATCGCGAGATCTCCGACCGGCTGGATTCCGCGATCGTCACGATCCGCTCGGTGCTCGATACCGGAGAGGACGGATGA
- a CDS encoding c-type cytochrome: MLAFGNAYTDDEIAAVANYVRARFGTKGSKLTAKDLAELRVQTAE; encoded by the coding sequence ATGCTGGCGTTCGGGAATGCGTATACCGACGACGAGATCGCAGCGGTGGCGAACTATGTCAGGGCGCGGTTCGGGACGAAGGGCTCGAAGCTGACGGCGAAGGACTTGGCGGAGTTGCGGGTGCAGACAGCGGAGTAG
- a CDS encoding RelA/SpoT domain-containing protein: protein MQLARMDDVAGCRLIFPDIKALHEFRSKLHHAKIKHIRKNEKSKYDYIESPSDRGYRGIHDIYEHKSKSKKGNPKCDGLLIEIQYRTNVQHAWATAVEVVTEVTENQPKFDRGDRRYIELFRLSSEMLARAIEGIPPRLFPDKSNKELYAEFETLNREIGVMDMLVNLVINDWVGDHIEADHIILRASKREGFKLYQFDLELEASSRLLELEKEFPDDNIVLVGARNVEEMKSAFRNYFNDVRDFLNMMVRAYEILDPETHAARMAEYGLQK, encoded by the coding sequence ATGCAGCTTGCTCGCATGGATGACGTTGCTGGCTGCCGACTGATATTTCCAGATATCAAAGCGCTCCACGAATTTCGTTCCAAGCTCCATCACGCGAAAATCAAACACATTCGCAAAAACGAGAAAAGTAAGTACGACTACATAGAAAGCCCTTCGGATCGCGGCTACCGCGGCATCCATGACATCTACGAACATAAGTCCAAGTCTAAGAAGGGGAATCCGAAGTGCGACGGGCTCCTTATTGAGATTCAGTACCGCACCAATGTTCAGCATGCATGGGCAACCGCAGTCGAGGTTGTGACCGAGGTAACTGAGAACCAGCCGAAATTTGATCGTGGCGACAGGCGTTACATCGAACTGTTTCGCCTATCGAGTGAAATGTTGGCGAGAGCAATTGAAGGTATCCCACCACGCTTATTTCCCGATAAGAGCAATAAGGAGTTGTACGCAGAATTTGAGACATTAAATCGCGAAATCGGCGTTATGGACATGCTGGTAAACCTAGTCATTAACGATTGGGTCGGTGATCACATAGAAGCGGACCATATCATCTTACGCGCCTCCAAAAGGGAGGGATTCAAACTCTACCAATTTGATCTGGAATTGGAGGCATCGTCCCGGCTTCTCGAACTTGAGAAAGAATTTCCGGATGACAATATTGTTTTAGTGGGCGCCAGAAACGTCGAAGAAATGAAATCCGCATTCCGGAATTACTTCAACGACGTGCGAGATTTTCTGAACATGATGGTGCGAGCCTACGAGATACTTGATCCGGAGACACATGCCGCAAGGATGGCTGAATATGGTTTGCAAAAATGA
- the tkt gene encoding transketolase encodes MTQVDHTRMANAIRGLSMDAVEKAKSGHPGLPMGAADMATVLFTQFLKFDASAPAWPDRDRFVLSAGHGSMLLYSLLYLTGNSEMTLDQIKQFRQVDSLTPGHPENFRTKGIETTTGPLGQGISTAVGMALAEKMLAAEFGKKIVDHHTYVLASDGDLMEGVSQEAIAMAGHWKLNKMIVLYDDNGISIDGPTSISDSVDQVKRFKACGWAAEKIDGHDQAAIAAAITRAQKSNKPTLIACRTTIGFGAPHKAGTAKAHGEALGADELKAAKENLGIALEPFAVPEDVLKAWRAAGSRGASARQEWEARLNELGSRKRAEFERRLRHERPAALAKAVRAYKKELLEKPMTAATRKSSEAVIEVIAGAMPMEFLAGSADLTGSNNNKAKSATAFSAKTPKGRFIHYGIREHGMCAALNGIFLHGGFAPNGATFLVFTDYARPAMRLAALMGAGVVYVMTHDSIGLGEDGPTHQPVEHLSALRAIPNMRVFRPCDAIEVAECWELALNRIDGPTVLALTRQNLPQLRTNAPNDNPCAAGAYELVAAEGEAKATLFASGSEVEIAVAAQKQLAERGIASRVVSVPSLELLLAQPEAKRAAIIGNAPVKVAIEAAVRWGWDAVIGQDGEFVGMHSFGESGPAKDLFKHFGITAEAAVNAVLKRVS; translated from the coding sequence ATGACGCAAGTCGACCACACCCGTATGGCCAACGCGATCCGCGGCCTCTCGATGGACGCCGTCGAGAAGGCGAAATCGGGCCACCCCGGCCTGCCCATGGGTGCCGCCGACATGGCCACGGTGCTGTTCACGCAATTCCTGAAATTCGATGCCTCAGCGCCGGCCTGGCCCGATCGCGACCGCTTCGTGCTCTCGGCCGGCCACGGCTCGATGCTGCTCTATTCGCTGCTGTATCTCACCGGCAATTCCGAAATGACGCTGGACCAGATCAAGCAGTTCCGCCAGGTCGACTCGCTGACGCCGGGACACCCGGAGAACTTCCGCACCAAGGGCATCGAGACCACCACCGGCCCGCTCGGCCAGGGCATCTCGACCGCGGTCGGCATGGCGCTCGCCGAGAAGATGCTGGCCGCCGAGTTCGGCAAGAAGATCGTCGACCACCACACCTATGTGCTCGCCTCCGACGGCGACCTGATGGAAGGCGTGTCGCAGGAAGCGATCGCGATGGCCGGGCACTGGAAGCTCAACAAGATGATCGTGCTCTACGACGACAACGGCATCTCGATCGACGGTCCGACCTCGATCTCCGATTCCGTCGACCAGGTGAAGCGCTTCAAGGCGTGCGGCTGGGCTGCCGAGAAGATCGACGGCCACGACCAGGCTGCGATCGCCGCAGCGATCACGCGCGCGCAGAAGTCGAACAAGCCGACGCTGATCGCCTGCCGCACCACCATCGGCTTCGGCGCGCCGCACAAGGCCGGCACCGCGAAGGCGCATGGCGAGGCGCTCGGCGCCGACGAGCTCAAGGCGGCCAAGGAAAATCTCGGCATCGCGCTCGAGCCGTTCGCGGTGCCCGAGGATGTGCTCAAGGCCTGGCGCGCAGCCGGCAGCCGCGGCGCATCCGCACGGCAGGAATGGGAAGCACGGCTCAATGAGCTCGGCAGCCGCAAGCGCGCCGAGTTCGAGCGCCGCCTGCGCCATGAGCGTCCGGCCGCGCTCGCCAAAGCGGTGCGCGCCTACAAGAAGGAGCTCTTGGAAAAGCCGATGACGGCCGCGACACGCAAGTCGTCGGAGGCGGTGATCGAAGTCATTGCCGGCGCGATGCCGATGGAGTTTTTGGCGGGCTCAGCCGACCTCACCGGCTCCAACAACAACAAGGCGAAGTCGGCGACCGCCTTCTCCGCCAAGACGCCGAAGGGCCGCTTCATCCATTACGGCATCCGCGAGCATGGCATGTGCGCGGCGCTGAACGGCATCTTCCTGCACGGCGGCTTCGCCCCGAACGGCGCGACCTTCCTGGTGTTCACCGACTATGCGCGGCCCGCGATGCGCCTTGCCGCGCTGATGGGCGCCGGCGTCGTCTACGTGATGACGCATGACTCGATCGGCCTCGGCGAAGACGGTCCGACCCACCAGCCGGTCGAGCATCTCTCAGCGCTCCGCGCCATCCCCAACATGCGCGTGTTCCGCCCCTGCGATGCCATCGAGGTCGCCGAGTGCTGGGAGCTGGCGCTGAACCGCATCGACGGTCCGACCGTGCTGGCGCTGACGCGGCAGAACCTGCCGCAGCTCCGCACCAATGCGCCGAACGACAATCCCTGCGCGGCCGGCGCCTACGAGCTGGTTGCAGCCGAGGGCGAAGCCAAGGCGACGCTGTTCGCCTCCGGCTCCGAGGTCGAGATCGCGGTTGCCGCCCAGAAGCAGCTCGCCGAGCGCGGCATCGCGTCACGGGTGGTCTCGGTGCCCTCGCTCGAGCTGTTGTTAGCGCAACCAGAAGCCAAGCGCGCTGCCATCATCGGCAACGCGCCGGTGAAGGTCGCGATCGAGGCCGCGGTGCGCTGGGGCTGGGATGCCGTGATCGGCCAGGATGGTGAATTTGTCGGCATGCATTCCTTCGGCGAAAGCGGCCCGGCAAAGGACCTTTTCAAGCATTTCGGCATTACCGCCGAGGCTGCGGTTAACGCTGTGCTGAAGCGCGTTTCCTGA
- a CDS encoding TIGR00282 family metallophosphoesterase has protein sequence MRILFVGDVVGRSGREAIAEYLPGMVKDWSLDFVVVNGENSAGGFGITEAIYQEFIEAGADAVTLGNHSWDQREALVFIERADRLVRPANYPRGTPGRGAALVETKNGKHALVVNALGRVFMTPFDDPFAALERELGACPLGVAADAIVVDFHCEATSEKQGIGFFCDGRASLVVGTHTHVPTADHQILSGGTAYMTDAGMTGDYDSIIGMQKEEPLRRFTSGIPSGRFEPAAGTATLSGVAVETDDATGLALRIAPVRVGGRLEPATPKFWLS, from the coding sequence TTGCGCATTCTGTTCGTGGGTGATGTCGTCGGCCGTAGCGGGCGCGAGGCCATCGCCGAATATCTGCCCGGCATGGTCAAGGACTGGTCGCTCGATTTCGTCGTCGTCAATGGCGAGAATTCGGCCGGCGGCTTCGGCATCACGGAAGCGATCTACCAGGAGTTCATCGAGGCCGGCGCCGACGCGGTGACGCTCGGCAATCATTCCTGGGACCAGCGCGAAGCCCTGGTGTTCATCGAGCGCGCCGACCGCCTGGTGCGTCCCGCAAACTATCCGCGCGGCACGCCCGGCCGCGGTGCTGCCTTGGTCGAGACCAAAAACGGCAAGCACGCGCTCGTCGTCAACGCGCTCGGCCGCGTCTTCATGACCCCGTTCGACGATCCCTTCGCGGCGCTTGAGCGCGAGTTAGGGGCCTGCCCGCTCGGCGTTGCCGCCGACGCCATCGTCGTCGATTTTCATTGCGAGGCGACCAGCGAGAAGCAGGGCATCGGCTTCTTCTGCGACGGCCGCGCCAGCCTCGTCGTCGGCACGCATACGCATGTGCCGACCGCCGACCACCAGATACTGTCCGGCGGCACCGCCTACATGACCGACGCCGGCATGACCGGCGATTACGACTCCATCATCGGTATGCAGAAGGAAGAGCCGCTGCGAAGGTTCACCTCGGGGATTCCGTCCGGCCGCTTCGAGCCGGCCGCGGGCACAGCGACGCTCAGTGGCGTCGCAGTGGAGACGGACGACGCGACCGGGCTCGCGCTGCGCATCGCGCCGGTGCGTGTGGGCGGCCGGCTGGAGCCGGCGACGCCGAAGTTCTGGTTGAGCTGA
- a CDS encoding c-type cytochrome — translation MPPPRPLAPSDKEGLTADARGKKAFATACASCHGWSGSPVSPMATLTGT, via the coding sequence TTGCCGCCACCACGACCGCTCGCACCCTCGGACAAGGAAGGCCTTACGGCCGACGCACGCGGCAAAAAAGCGTTCGCCACCGCCTGCGCCAGCTGCCATGGCTGGAGCGGGAGCCCGGTCTCGCCGATGGCGACGCTGACCGGCACCTAG
- a CDS encoding Fic family protein — protein sequence MTDDRHSVAETASLLKDPNEIALREAENGIRQFDLAVEMIRSFVKDKERPFRLRANLILQLHQAALDGIHPLAGTWRNTKVSIGKSKHVPPEAAFVSDEIQDMCEYVNSNWTRNADHLGAYVLWKLNWIHPFADGNGRTARTVSYVVMSAKLDSLLPGAPTIPEQISANKAPYYAALEKADEHYKEGKIDVSELEDMLNAMLAKQLLSAAKQASGEVPPPETRNYH from the coding sequence GTGACCGATGATCGGCACAGCGTTGCCGAAACCGCTTCACTCCTGAAAGACCCAAACGAGATCGCACTGCGCGAGGCCGAAAACGGCATTCGTCAGTTCGATCTCGCGGTCGAAATGATACGGTCCTTTGTCAAGGACAAGGAGCGGCCGTTTCGGCTACGCGCAAACCTAATCTTGCAATTGCACCAAGCCGCGCTTGACGGCATCCATCCGCTGGCCGGAACGTGGCGCAATACGAAGGTCTCAATCGGTAAGAGCAAGCACGTTCCGCCGGAGGCCGCATTCGTCTCTGACGAGATCCAGGATATGTGCGAGTACGTGAATAGCAATTGGACAAGGAATGCCGACCACCTGGGCGCCTATGTGCTCTGGAAGCTGAACTGGATTCATCCGTTTGCGGATGGCAATGGCCGCACTGCGCGCACCGTTTCTTATGTCGTGATGAGCGCTAAACTCGATAGCCTCTTGCCAGGCGCGCCAACTATTCCGGAGCAGATTTCCGCCAATAAGGCGCCTTACTACGCCGCGCTTGAAAAGGCCGATGAGCATTACAAAGAAGGTAAGATCGACGTCAGCGAGTTGGAGGACATGCTCAATGCGATGCTTGCCAAGCAGCTGCTGAGCGCCGCGAAGCAGGCCAGCGGCGAAGTCCCGCCCCCGGAGACGCGCAACTATCACTGA
- the gap gene encoding type I glyceraldehyde-3-phosphate dehydrogenase yields MAVRVGINGFGRIGRNVLRAIAESGRKDIEVVGINDLGPVETNAHLLRYDSVHGRFPGTVTVDGDSISLGNGKIKVTAERDPSKLPWKDLGVDIALECTGIFTAKEKASAHLTAGAKRVLVSAPADGADATIVYGVNHDTLTRDHLVVSNGSCTTNCLAPVAKVLNDLVGIETGFMTTIHAYTGDQPTLDTLHKDLYRGRAAAMSMIPTSTGAAKAIGLVLPELKGKLDGVAIRVPTPNVSVVDLKIVAKRATDAKEINAAMKRASEQQLKGILGYTNAPNVSIDFNHDPHSSTFHEDQTKVQNGTLVRVMSWYDNEWGFSNRMADTAVAMAKVI; encoded by the coding sequence ATGGCAGTCCGCGTCGGAATTAACGGTTTTGGTCGCATCGGCCGCAACGTGCTGCGCGCTATCGCCGAGTCCGGCCGCAAGGATATCGAGGTCGTCGGCATCAACGATCTCGGTCCGGTCGAGACCAACGCCCATCTGCTTCGTTATGACTCCGTCCATGGCCGCTTCCCCGGCACCGTCACGGTCGATGGCGACTCGATCAGCCTCGGCAACGGCAAGATCAAGGTGACCGCCGAGCGCGATCCCTCGAAGCTGCCCTGGAAGGATCTCGGCGTCGACATCGCGCTGGAATGCACCGGCATCTTCACCGCGAAGGAGAAGGCCTCCGCGCACCTGACCGCCGGCGCCAAGCGCGTGCTGGTCTCCGCGCCCGCCGACGGCGCCGACGCCACCATCGTCTACGGCGTCAACCACGACACGCTGACCCGGGATCACCTGGTCGTCTCCAACGGAAGCTGCACCACCAACTGCCTCGCGCCGGTCGCCAAGGTGCTGAACGACCTCGTCGGCATCGAGACCGGCTTCATGACGACGATCCACGCCTATACCGGCGACCAGCCGACGCTGGACACGCTGCACAAGGATCTCTACCGCGGCCGCGCGGCGGCGATGTCGATGATCCCGACCTCGACCGGCGCGGCCAAGGCGATCGGCCTCGTGCTGCCCGAGCTGAAGGGCAAGCTCGACGGCGTCGCGATCCGCGTGCCGACCCCGAACGTCTCGGTGGTCGACCTCAAGATCGTCGCCAAGCGCGCCACCGACGCCAAGGAAATCAACGCGGCGATGAAGCGCGCCAGCGAGCAGCAGCTCAAGGGCATTCTCGGCTACACCAATGCGCCGAACGTCTCGATCGACTTCAACCACGACCCGCACTCCTCGACCTTCCACGAGGACCAGACCAAGGTGCAGAACGGCACGCTGGTGCGCGTGATGTCCTGGTACGACAATGAGTGGGGTTTTTCGAACCGCATGGCGGACACCGCCGTCGCGATGGCGAAGGTGATCTAA
- a CDS encoding methyl-accepting chemotaxis protein — MSLAQLAVMDTGSNRTLAERLIDQLADRIGGLGVELADIAGNVQEVAHRVTNQSDRFHHLQKTAETMVSANHAIANASQAVQTTTSAAVGEIAQSRSAVDAAVSHISELVAAVERIEARLSAVGSALAQVAKVSGSIEAIAKQTNLLALNATIEAARAGNAGRGFAVVASEVKNLAEATRQATHQIADTVRDLDGQIEGLIGESSDASQRAKTAGEGAQAISGIISRVQQGFASVEAEIGSVTRAATSNLGHCDTVISELNELAKGVDLSSRDLKNADQRVAKLLDTSEGLIALIADSGVETSDAPLIRVVIETAKRISAEFEAAIDRGEITLDQLMDENYREIPGTDPKQYLTSYVEFTDRVLPAIQDPIQKSDPRIVFCVAWARGGYLPTHNPNYRLPQGKDPVWNNANCRNRRLFTDRAVKKVAANTKPFLLQTYRRDMGGGQFVLMKDLSSPIVIRGKHWGAFRMGFRQS, encoded by the coding sequence ATGTCCCTTGCGCAACTTGCAGTCATGGATACCGGATCGAACCGGACCCTCGCCGAACGGCTGATCGACCAGCTTGCCGACCGCATCGGCGGCCTCGGCGTCGAGCTCGCCGACATTGCCGGCAACGTCCAGGAAGTCGCACACCGCGTCACGAACCAGTCGGATCGGTTCCACCACCTCCAGAAGACGGCCGAGACGATGGTCTCGGCCAACCATGCCATCGCCAATGCATCGCAGGCGGTGCAGACGACGACCTCAGCGGCGGTCGGCGAGATCGCGCAGTCGCGCAGCGCGGTCGATGCCGCGGTCAGCCACATCTCCGAGCTCGTCGCGGCCGTGGAGCGGATCGAGGCGCGCCTCAGCGCCGTCGGCTCCGCGCTGGCGCAAGTGGCAAAGGTGTCCGGTTCGATCGAGGCGATCGCGAAACAGACAAACCTGCTGGCGCTGAACGCCACCATCGAAGCGGCGCGCGCCGGCAATGCCGGCCGCGGCTTCGCGGTGGTCGCGAGCGAGGTGAAGAACCTCGCCGAGGCCACCCGCCAGGCCACGCACCAGATCGCCGACACCGTGCGCGATCTCGACGGCCAGATCGAAGGCCTGATCGGCGAGAGCAGCGACGCCTCGCAGCGCGCCAAGACCGCCGGCGAAGGCGCGCAAGCGATCTCCGGCATCATCTCCCGCGTCCAGCAGGGCTTTGCCTCGGTCGAGGCGGAGATCGGCAGCGTCACGCGCGCGGCGACCTCCAATCTCGGCCACTGCGACACCGTCATCAGCGAGCTCAACGAGCTTGCCAAGGGCGTCGACCTCTCCTCGCGCGATCTCAAGAACGCCGATCAGCGCGTGGCGAAACTGCTCGACACCTCCGAAGGCCTGATCGCGCTGATCGCCGATAGCGGCGTCGAGACGTCCGATGCGCCGCTGATCCGTGTCGTCATTGAGACGGCGAAGCGGATCTCGGCCGAGTTCGAAGCTGCGATCGATCGCGGCGAGATCACGCTCGACCAGCTCATGGACGAGAACTACCGCGAGATTCCCGGCACCGATCCGAAGCAATACCTCACCAGCTACGTCGAGTTCACTGACCGCGTGTTGCCCGCGATCCAGGACCCGATCCAGAAATCCGATCCGCGCATCGTGTTCTGCGTCGCCTGGGCCAGGGGCGGGTACCTGCCGACCCACAATCCGAACTACCGCCTGCCGCAGGGCAAGGACCCGGTCTGGAACAACGCCAATTGCCGCAACCGCCGCCTGTTCACCGACCGCGCGGTGAAGAAGGTCGCGGCCAACACAAAACCGTTCCTGCTGCAAACCTATCGCCGCGACATGGGCGGCGGACAGTTCGTGCTGATGAAAGATTTATCCTCGCCGATCGTGATCCGCGGCAAGCACTGGGGCGCCTTCCGGATGGGCTTTCGGCAGAGCTGA
- a CDS encoding 5-formyltetrahydrofolate cyclo-ligase, whose product MSNSKAELRAKALAKRDALSEKKRADAAAELAERGLPFDLLPGSIVSGYAPIRSEIDPMPLLKNLAEEGAKLALPCVTARGQALIFRIFHPNDRLMLGPLGIPEPSPAAAEVIPDIMLTPLAAFDRLGHRIGYGAGHYDFTFAHLRKVKHIVGIGLAFAAQEIEAVPALSHDVALDYVLTESDVFDFRSSEVAHSVRG is encoded by the coding sequence ATGTCCAATTCGAAAGCCGAGCTCCGCGCCAAAGCCCTCGCCAAGCGCGATGCGCTGAGCGAGAAGAAGCGCGCCGACGCCGCCGCCGAGCTCGCCGAGCGCGGGCTGCCGTTCGATCTTCTGCCCGGCAGCATCGTCTCCGGCTACGCGCCGATCCGCAGCGAGATCGATCCGATGCCGCTGCTGAAGAACCTCGCGGAGGAGGGCGCGAAGCTGGCGCTGCCTTGCGTCACCGCGCGCGGCCAGGCGCTGATCTTCCGCATCTTTCATCCGAACGATCGCCTGATGCTTGGTCCGCTCGGCATCCCCGAGCCGTCGCCGGCGGCCGCCGAAGTCATTCCCGACATCATGCTGACGCCGCTTGCGGCGTTCGACCGTCTCGGCCATCGCATCGGCTATGGCGCGGGGCATTACGATTTCACCTTCGCGCATCTGCGCAAGGTCAAGCACATCGTCGGCATTGGGCTCGCTTTCGCGGCGCAGGAGATCGAGGCGGTTCCGGCACTATCCCACGACGTGGCGCTGGATTATGTGCTAACGGAATCGGACGTGTTCGATTTCCGGAGTTCTGAAGTTGCGCATTCTGTTCGTGGGTGA
- a CDS encoding cell division protein ZapA, whose translation MSHINVTINGRQYRMACEEGQEVRLLKLAESLETRIESLRGKFGEIGDARLTVMAALTVCDELVDAGNRIRTLEQELTELRDFRNAAVERARMTQTAVVNALNAAAERIEKSTQVLNRTVGNGIAIG comes from the coding sequence ATGAGCCACATCAACGTCACCATCAACGGCCGGCAATACCGCATGGCCTGCGAGGAGGGCCAGGAGGTGCGGCTCTTGAAGCTCGCCGAGAGCCTGGAGACCCGGATCGAGTCGCTGCGTGGAAAATTCGGCGAGATCGGCGATGCGCGCCTCACCGTCATGGCGGCGCTGACCGTCTGCGACGAACTGGTCGACGCCGGCAACCGCATCCGCACCCTGGAGCAGGAATTGACCGAGCTCAGGGATTTCCGCAATGCCGCCGTCGAGCGCGCCCGGATGACGCAGACGGCGGTGGTGAATGCGCTGAATGCCGCGGCCGAGCGTATCGAGAAATCGACCCAGGTCCTGAACCGGACCGTCGGCAACGGCATCGCGATCGGGTAA
- a CDS encoding methyl-accepting chemotaxis protein translates to MAFGLFRKRLPDMAAPAVGPAAAQPPAHSEPAPATDGDSAREILELLELELGAMIRQLERAANSVAGGAEATATTLAAIRERTDALTGRTNAAQSNASTFAHAADKFTQSAQGIGAQVREAGKLADEASAAAQEARANVDRLRESSAAISNVVNLIAQIARQTTLLALNSTIEAARAGAAGRGFAVVATEVKALAVQTQGATEEISKKIDALQRDAAGSADAVHRISQAIEAIRPVFDTVNGAVAEQNATTSEVSGNAASASEFIISVGESAAEIDAATKAAETHGENVASAGKAVTTFARKLKSRCAVLLKQSEHNDRRKTERLPCHLKFETARGMMPVYEIAMDGVLIGGADASRLAPQAIVEGTLEDVGACRLRVVEQSKAGARAQFVVPNAELTEKIEDKLWSIHEENTEFVTRAMEAGNALTRIFEQAVARGEVKIDDLFDTDYAEIAGTNPQQYRTRYLDWADRALPPFQEAFLAKEPRMAFCAMVDRNGFLPVHNKIYSHPQRPGDVAWNTANSRNRRIFNDPAGLAAAHNLRSYLIQSYARDMGNGNTVMMREIDVPIRVQGRHWGGFRTAYKL, encoded by the coding sequence ATGGCGTTCGGACTATTTCGGAAGCGTCTGCCGGACATGGCTGCGCCAGCGGTGGGGCCGGCTGCTGCGCAGCCGCCGGCCCATTCCGAACCCGCTCCGGCCACGGATGGCGATTCGGCCCGGGAAATCCTGGAACTGCTGGAACTCGAGCTCGGGGCGATGATCCGCCAGCTCGAGCGGGCCGCCAATTCGGTGGCTGGCGGCGCCGAGGCGACCGCCACGACGCTGGCCGCCATCCGCGAGCGCACCGACGCCCTGACCGGCCGGACCAATGCCGCCCAGTCGAACGCGTCCACCTTCGCCCACGCCGCCGACAAGTTCACCCAGTCCGCGCAAGGGATCGGCGCGCAGGTGCGCGAGGCCGGCAAGCTCGCCGACGAGGCCAGCGCCGCGGCGCAGGAGGCCCGCGCCAATGTCGACCGCCTGCGCGAGTCCTCCGCGGCGATCAGCAACGTGGTCAACCTGATCGCGCAGATCGCGCGCCAGACGACGCTGCTCGCGCTCAACTCGACCATCGAGGCCGCGCGCGCAGGCGCTGCGGGACGAGGCTTTGCGGTCGTCGCCACCGAGGTGAAGGCGCTTGCGGTGCAGACGCAGGGCGCCACGGAAGAGATCTCCAAGAAGATTGACGCACTACAGCGCGACGCGGCCGGCTCCGCCGATGCCGTGCACCGCATCTCGCAGGCGATCGAGGCGATCCGCCCGGTGTTCGACACCGTCAACGGCGCCGTCGCCGAGCAGAACGCCACCACCAGCGAGGTCTCCGGCAATGCCGCGAGCGCATCGGAGTTCATCATCTCGGTCGGAGAGAGCGCGGCCGAGATCGACGCCGCGACCAAGGCGGCCGAGACCCATGGCGAGAACGTCGCCAGCGCCGGCAAGGCCGTCACCACTTTCGCCCGGAAGCTGAAATCGCGCTGCGCGGTGCTGCTCAAGCAGAGCGAGCATAACGACCGCCGCAAGACCGAGCGGCTGCCCTGCCATCTCAAATTCGAAACCGCACGCGGCATGATGCCGGTCTATGAGATCGCGATGGACGGCGTGCTGATCGGCGGCGCCGACGCGAGCCGGCTGGCGCCGCAGGCGATCGTCGAGGGCACGCTTGAGGACGTCGGCGCTTGCCGCCTGCGCGTGGTCGAGCAGTCCAAGGCCGGCGCCCGCGCGCAATTCGTCGTCCCCAATGCCGAGCTGACCGAGAAGATCGAGGACAAGCTCTGGTCGATCCACGAAGAGAACACCGAGTTCGTCACCCGTGCGATGGAGGCGGGCAATGCGCTGACGAGGATCTTCGAGCAGGCGGTTGCGCGCGGCGAGGTCAAGATCGACGACCTCTTCGACACCGACTATGCCGAGATCGCCGGCACCAATCCGCAGCAATATCGCACCAGATATCTCGACTGGGCCGATCGTGCACTGCCGCCGTTCCAGGAGGCTTTTCTCGCCAAGGAGCCGCGCATGGCGTTCTGCGCCATGGTCGACCGCAACGGCTTTTTGCCGGTGCACAACAAGATCTATTCGCATCCGCAGCGGCCGGGCGACGTCGCCTGGAACACCGCCAACAGCCGCAACCGGCGAATCTTCAACGATCCGGCGGGGCTGGCCGCCGCGCACAACCTGCGCTCGTACCTGATCCAGAGCTATGCGCGCGACATGGGCAACGGCAATACGGTGATGATGCGGGAGATCGACGTCCCGATCCGCGTCCAGGGCCGGCACTGGGGTGGATTCCGCACCGCTTACAAACTGTAG